In the genome of Verrucomicrobiia bacterium, one region contains:
- a CDS encoding ATPase: MTMPLLAEMSGNLHVGLAALGAALGVGFIGMKASEAVGRNPGASTKILVQSILAIAFAEAIVFYALFLVKQGG; the protein is encoded by the coding sequence ATGACAATGCCCCTGTTGGCAGAAATGAGCGGCAACCTGCACGTCGGTCTGGCGGCGCTGGGTGCGGCGCTCGGTGTAGGATTCATCGGCATGAAAGCCTCTGAGGCCGTGGGTCGCAACCCCGGCGCTTCGACCAAGATCCTGGTTCAATCCATCTTGGCCATCGCGTTCGCGGAAGCGATCGTGTTCTATGCCCTGTTCCTCGTGAAGCAAGGCGGTTAA
- the atpF gene encoding F0F1 ATP synthase subunit B, protein MNQLFFLASIGGDLAQTARETGERFGVEKSLFIAQVISFLIVAGLLYKFAYKPILNVLEERKQKIAESLANAEKIKAELASAQVKAQEILGQAGQQANKIIEEARTAGSREIEKASQQAIATANQIIAKAREANEAELARMKAELQREVARLVVQTSARVTGNILTSDQQSRLAEDAAKQLAA, encoded by the coding sequence ATGAACCAACTATTCTTTCTGGCGAGCATTGGCGGCGACTTGGCGCAAACGGCCCGGGAAACCGGCGAGCGTTTCGGGGTCGAGAAGTCGCTGTTCATCGCGCAGGTGATCAGCTTCCTGATTGTTGCGGGCCTGCTCTACAAATTTGCCTACAAGCCGATTCTGAACGTCCTGGAAGAGCGCAAGCAGAAGATCGCCGAGAGCCTCGCCAACGCCGAGAAGATCAAGGCGGAGCTTGCCAGCGCGCAGGTCAAGGCGCAGGAAATTCTGGGCCAGGCCGGCCAGCAGGCGAACAAGATCATTGAAGAGGCGCGCACGGCGGGTTCGCGGGAAATTGAAAAGGCCAGCCAGCAGGCCATCGCCACCGCGAATCAAATCATCGCGAAGGCCAGGGAAGCCAACGAGGCCGAGCTCGCCCGCATGAAGGCGGAATTGCAGCGTGAAGTCGCCCGTCTGGTGGTGCAAACTTCGGCGCGGGTCACCGGCAACATTCTCACCAGCGATCAGCAGTCACGCCTCGCGGAGGAT